ACACAAGCCTTGTTTAAatgcttgttttcattttatatcCTTGTTTACTACTTCAATTGCATAGAACTTGCACAGTAAATGATGTGTGACTGAACATTAAGAATATGAAAATAAGACACAAAATTCTGATATCCATCAGAGCCATCCTGAGCTGCATGTAGATCCTGAATCCAAAAGCGTCACCAAAATCTTCTGAAAAACCCTGAGAACCTCCTCACAAACCTCGATTAGTCATGCTCCTGTATAACACCCTTGAGTATCCTTGTGTTCACAAGGATGCTCAAGGGTGTTCCAATGCTTTTCCAGCATTAATAAtctcctctaaaaaaaaaaacccaaatcttCAGGCACGTGTAGCTCTTCAACCGCCTGTTCAACCTCATAAATGACCTCATGACCTGGTGTAGTCAAAACAACCTGGTGCTCAAAGCTCTGAAGACAGTAgatggatttcaggaagaatgcagtcccaccttcccccatcaccccgtCGGCAggcgggctcatcaacagagcccgggtcccccactgaccGACTCTGACATCCCCTTTTCCACCGGGCACTCCCTTCACAGTCCACATAGAcatgtcactttcacatacactcacaataCACTTGTGTAGAGTATGGTTATCTGTGTGCCTGTGCActttttcaatttcatttatttcaattttatattcttctatattttattgtatatttaATTGTAATTTTCAGTTATATTCCCTGCACTGTGTCAAAttccatgtcaaattccttcttTTCCCAACATACttttgcaataaatgttcctgattcaaTAACGTGTTCAAACTCCTAAGCCTCTCAAGACGTTTTATAAGAACCCGATGGCTCCTCAAGCATAGGACCTCCTCAAGAACCAGTAAAACACCCTCAAGCATCTAGGACCTCTTCAACAACCTGTAAAACCCCCTTAAGCATCTGCAGGAGCAGTAAAAATTCCTTAATTCCCGAGCAAACCTCTTGGGCTACGGCACTTTTTCTCTGTATCGGTGGAACCTCTTCAATCAATCATTTTTTGGTCAAGAACctgaacaaccccccccccaaaatgtaCCTAATTATCAAGAACCTTTAATATCTCCTCAAAACCACGGAgaacatcttcatcttcttgaGAACCTCCTTGATAACCCAGTGAATCTCTTCGAACACGTGTACCACCTTTACAACCACCGCGAGAACCCAAAGAACCTCCTAAGGAACCTTATCAAAAAATTTCAACTCATTTCAACAGTTTTTAATTGTTTGGAATAAGAAAAGTGTTACCTTCTCGCTGGTGTCCGTCTTAGTGCAGATGATATTGATTACATGATTTTTGTTCTTCTATAAACAAAAGAACAAGTTTTTATGGTCAACAGTCAGGTATTTCTACAGACTAGTGACTAACCAGAGATGTGTTGTTTGGATCTGCTCGACATTTTGCGACTGTCATACCTCATAGTCCAACACCTTCCCAGCTAACAGACTGTTTCTTTCCAAGACGAATGGGTTGTCGGGGCTTACAGGAGCTTGGAACTCAAGGGTCACGCCTGGTTGGACGGTGATCTCCAAGACGACTGCTCCCACCGTGTTGTTTTCTGCAAACTCCACTGGTGACTTTGCAGAGCAGACTGtcaggaaagaagaagagtGGAAATAGTaaaatgaagaagcagtttCATCTGCGTGTGCCCACTACATCAGATCGGCGGCTCAGAATTCTGTGCATATAACCCTATGTGCACAAGAATATTCTCAAACATACTTCATGATGATATGAAAGTTCAAAGGTAGTATTGACGTGAGTGGATGAGCCTCGCTTAGTTACAGTAGAGGTAAGTCTCATGGAAACAGGAAGGACATAAACATGAAtcatggagagagctttttccCACAGAAATCTAAAGTTTATGGAATTATTCTTTTGTTATCGTCCTCCGGACAGCTTTTGTCCGGATTGGAGCATATTTGATCGACCAAGTGGGTCAATTATTCTATTAACACTTGGATCTGGACACGATTGAGGGATAATGGGAGATAATAAAACCCTTtcccattttttaaatgtgttttaaagttTCTTTTATAATAGCTCAGAATGGACGATTTGAGAACTTGTCGTCCAAAGTCCTTTCCCCTGGACCGTAAATAAGCGCCTAATGTTTTGCCCTCAGCAACAAGCCGCTGTTTGATAAAAGCACCAAATTATCCGACGATCATTTGATAGATAATCACTTGGTCTCCACCCTTCAGCCCTCTGGCCTCCACACACAAACTTTCCACTGCGCTGGTTCCATGTCAAACCTCAACTACTTCCCGCTTGAGCCAAAGTCTCATATCAGAGGTTATAACTGATCCGTCTGTACCACCAGTGACTTGTTAGCACACTGTCATCGCTCTTTGTGAGGTGATAGAACAAAGCTTCAGGCAAAGCAGCTGATTTCTGAACTCACTTTGTGCGTCGGACGTTGAAAGCAGAATCAGAAGAAGCAAGCAGAAAGACGTGCTGGCGGTGAAGCCTGGATGAATCGCCTCCATGTCTCCGTCTGCCCAGGTCCCAACTGATCTCCGTTAGTCTCTGTTCCCGACCTTTCTGCTCGGCTTTATGGCTTCGGTGGACTTTTCCCCGTCGTAAAAACATACcacaggtgtgtttgtgctgggAAGTCATAAAACATTATTTGTGACCAATAATTTTTATTTGATCAGTGTGACACAGAGGCtacatgtccacacacacagacatttaaaGACCCAATGACAGCCTTTAAGTTTTTAccaatttatttcattatattaGCATGTCCTCTTTGACCTCTTCTCCAGCATCATCCAGAGTTCATGCATCTCCATTTATGGTTGacaacaaacacataaacacagaaaGCAAACCATATGTCAAGTATGTTATGTGGAGGTTTAGATTTCTATGGATTTTTACCCGTtaacacaaatataacacaactactactactcttATGTACTTTTATGTATTGCCATTGTGATTGTGTGGTTACATTCAGGCTCCAATCAATAGACGAGCAACGCCAGGTGCGTCAGTCTCAGGTGATGAACCACGaggggacattttcttttttcatcagaataaactaaaataaaatatataaaatagaaTGAAGCTAAACGGACGttactgactgactgaatgaGCGTCCGTGGCCTTTTGGTGTGAATTtggttttgatatttttttcttctctacaCGCATTTCACATTTAAGTCACACGCTTCATCAATGTCATAATTTATGTTAGTTGGTTTCTTGCTTTGATCGCTAAACCCGGAGCATGAAAATGTTTTGCGATATCTAGATTTTTTTGGTGGGAATTGTTTCTGTGCATGAATGGGATTCAGAGTAAATGATTGCTATCATGCGTATATCTGTGGGCCTGCCTCCCTGCTTGTGATGACCCCATGACCTTTCTTCTAGCTCCGCCCTCAGGACAAACCGTGTGACAAACCTCACTAATTCAAAGCATTACAGTCAGCAAACACTGATcttcataaaatgtattttaataacAAAGATATCCATGTTTCCATTTTAAATTGCAGCTGCATGTAAAGAGCTTTATTCAGTACATCAGCACCTGTCCGTCCTTCTCACGTCGGCTTCTGTGCTATTTCTTCTTCTACAGGTCGGTCGGCCAGCTGTCGTAGACGGAAGGACACATGTACTGTTTCAGCAGCAGGTTCACCTTCTCCGAGTCTCCCCCTGCGCCGCTGAGGGCGAAAACACAGTGACGTGGTTAAAGACACGACGGGTCGTCTTCACAGAAGAACATTTAGTACTCGTCACATCCTGACATTGAACAGTGAATCAAACGCTCCGACAAAAGAACACTCATTCATTTCTCACCAGCCACGTTATTTAAAGCATTAACGTTGGCTGTGTTAGTTGTTTGCGTTCAGGATTATAATTCGCTAATTAGCTAATGCTAAACACAAGTTTTGGTGGGATAATTCTTTCTAAATCTGGCGCACTCATGCTAACTACCCACGCTAGCTTTAAACAGTGCTGGGGAGGAAAGATATTTTCACTATACTTCCAACATGTTTTCAGTCTAAGAGGAAAGACTTTCTTGTTAATGAGTTGATTTGTGCTCAGAAAATGAAAGTTTCATTTGGAGATCGGTTTCTTCTTCAGTTTTGTAAAAACCGACggatcctttttaaaatgtcaatctTCGAACACTCTACTGTAGTCCTGAGAGTGCGCTGAACATTTCCAGTGCATTAATGTCATCGGTACAACAGAATCTTCTACAGAAGCCATTGGCCTTCTGCGGTTATCGGCCTGAGGagcctcacctcctcctgaCGCTCTGCATGCGGCGCAGGAAGGCGCAGATGGAGTTGTGTTTGGCTTTGGATCGCAGGAACTCTGCGTACCTGTTGGAGAACTCAATGTCTCCCAGCTGCCTCCGGCGGTCCAGACCGGCCGACAGCAGCCGCCTGAAACACAGTCACGCTTCTTCTTTAAACGACACCTATACATCTATATCTGACAATGAGGTTAAAATGAAAGGCTGCATGAGCACAATTCAGAGtacaatgaaacaaagaggagaaaatAGGTCTTGTTTTTCCGTATGTTTCAATAAAGTTAAACCCTAACCCACAACTAGTAACCTTTTTTACATtgttaacatttagattttgaCTGTAGCATTTATACTTTTAACAGTTGTAAGCCCGCCCACATTCTTTCTTCTGTTGGTGTGACCTCACCTGAGTCCGGCCTCAAGCAGAGCATTGGCGGAGTTCATTCTGGACGGAGACCACGCGTTTAGCTGTCCGACCTGAGTCAGGAAAgcctccacctcttcttcttccctgaAGTCACGTGACAGGAAGACACAAGATACACTTTAAAACACATGCAAAGAACAgaagatcatttaaaaaaggattcCTCTGTACTGAGAAAGAGAAACTAAACATGATAAAACGTTCAGTATTTAGTTTTCCATTTGTATGATTTGTATGAAACTATAGCAGCTCGCGTGTTGTAATGTATATACATAATTAGTTTGGTGGAGGTTTTCAAGCGGTGGACAGGTGAGGCTACCTGACAGGAAGGGATGTGGTGATGTGGAGGAGGGCCGACAGCAGGAAGAGCTGAGTCACACTAATTGATGGCATCATGAGGCCGGTGGAGAAGGCAAGGTTTTGCTTTCAGGTGGATCCTCTGGTTCGGTTCttctttctgcagcattgaacgGGTTGTGATTTAATTATCATGTTCACAGACAGCTTTCTAAACAATGTGGATTTATAAGGTTATACAGCAGAAGCTTGATGCCACTGGTTTAGGAATTACATGTAATACATTTCATGTAAATAATAGTGCTTcttcatttataaaataaaccTTGTATTTTTAAACGCAAAACTTCACAAAAACGAAACATTTCAACAGTAATTAGTAATTTTCAACctgcaataaaaataatttttacAAAACTTTTTACTAAACTTTATATTCAACAGACATGCCTGCATTTGATTTAAACTctgatatattaataataataacattattttaTAATTCAGGTTTGATCTCCTCAGGCTTCAAAGCGGCTTAAaggtgaaaattaaaaacagaaaaagctaaaactacaataaaaacatgatttaacaag
The DNA window shown above is from Gasterosteus aculeatus chromosome X, fGasAcu3.hap1.1, whole genome shotgun sequence and carries:
- the LOC144383623 gene encoding uncharacterized protein LOC144383623 isoform X2, coding for MMPSISVTQLFLLSALLHITTSLPVREEEEVEAFLTQVGQLNAWSPSRMNSANALLEAGLRRLLSAGLDRRRQLGDIEFSNSGAGGDSEKVNLLLKQYMCPSVYDSWPTDL
- the LOC144383623 gene encoding uncharacterized protein LOC144383623 isoform X1, giving the protein MMPSISVTQLFLLSALLHITTSLPVREEEEVEAFLTQVGQLNAWSPSRMNSANALLEAGLRRLLSAGLDRRRQLGDIEFSNRYAEFLRSKAKHNSICAFLRRMQSVRRSGAGGDSEKVNLLLKQYMCPSVYDSWPTDL